Proteins co-encoded in one Setaria viridis chromosome 9, Setaria_viridis_v4.0, whole genome shotgun sequence genomic window:
- the LOC117835408 gene encoding late embryogenesis abundant protein D-34, producing the protein MSQEEQVRRKPAEHDGQDQPGGGGAVLYGDVFAVEGELAKTPIAPQDAAVMQAAESSVLGRAPRGGTAAVTQSAARRKERLGVVAHDEATDAAEGGVAVTEARVPEDHDAGDVAAAEAGELDGGGGGRGAARDGTKITIGEALEATAFSAGDQAVEPSDAEAIAVAEARASGTDEAPPDGLAARARAAAEANAAAAGRGEDRTTLRDVLADATTILGADKDVEREDAARVVEAEVRSDPDATARPGGVAASIAAAARLNRGRQ; encoded by the exons ATGAGCCAGGAGGAGCAGGTGAGGAGGAAGCCGGCGGAGCACGACGGCCAGGAccagccgggcggcggcggcgccgtcctctACGGCGACGTGTTCGCCGTGGAGGGCGAGCTTGCCAAGACGCCCATCGCGCCGCAGGACGCGGCCGTGATGCAGGCCGCCGAGAGCTCGGTGCTCGGTCGGGCGCCCAGGGGAgggaccgccgccgtcacgcaGTCCGCGGCGAGGCGCAAGGAGCGCCTCGGCGTGGTGGCGCACGACGAGGCCACCGACGCCGCCGAGGGCGGCGTCGCCGTCACCGAGGCGCGCGTGCCGGAGGATCACGACGCCGGTGACGTCGCGGCAGCAGAAGCAGGCGAActcgacggtggcggcggcggccggggcgcggcGAGGGACGGGACGAAGATCACGATCGGCGAGGCGCTGGAGGCGACGGCGTTCTCGGCGGGCGACCAGGCGGTGGAGCCGAGCGACGCGGAAGCGatcgcggtggcggaggcgagggCGAGCGGGACGGACGAGGCGCCGCCGGACGGGCTGgccgcgcgggcgcgcgcggccgccgaggccaacgccgccgccgcggggcgcggCGAGGACAGGACCACGCTGCGCGACGTCCTCGCG GACGCGACGACAATACTGGGCGCGGACAAGGATGTGGAGCGGGAGGACGCGGcgcgggtggtggaggcggaggtgcgcAGCGACCCCGACGCGACGGCGCGCCCAGGCGGGGTTGCCgcgtccatcgccgccgccgcgcggctcaACCGCGGCCGGCAGTAG